One Anopheles marshallii chromosome 3, idAnoMarsDA_429_01, whole genome shotgun sequence genomic region harbors:
- the LOC128713483 gene encoding serine protease 53-like: MGKVISDCWGIPIALLVILTVQQAAKVASSTCGVRRLAPMGLVTKGIKAEPGDWPWHVALFAREKTAKPEYKCGGSIISENFILSAAHCIQEPNPERYFIKAGLYHLYNDTDPNVVLYNLFEIILHPKYNSRKFYNDIALMRPDRAISFTSFVIFPICLWSSYNASLIDVSTQTGIAVGFGFDEFHRISETLQQAAMKVIEKKKCIEQLPEHVRFLPQDAGKLCAIGTETGANVCSGDSGGGLYFAKNQVWYLRGIVSAAARMDLDNGESTCNAALPATYTDVAQYSSWISAHQRMVDDRNLLKLEDCGMAKNSEIEDEMQKPVFNQYPWNVLLEFRQLEKAQIHLVCSGVLIHPRYVLTVGHCIDGIFRNYNLKSVRLGEYNIRTLEDSEGSTPSVTTTSQSIDIEQVLFHPNYNVPLYSNNLALLKLKHNADTAKPNIKPVCLPSIDDYKETSLTLSGWKRNKYLFPRLERDAMNLSSVENCRGAYEKLGIRLGPSEDMLCTVYKSRPKGHCHNYATGSPLQYIKRVDKVPRYFLAGLMVFNYPYCRPEGNEIFVNLDSGSDWIKETVK; the protein is encoded by the exons CAACCTGTGGAGTGCGTCGCCTAGCACCGATGGGACTGGTGACAAAAGGTATCAAAGCCGAACCGGGCGATTGGCCGTGGCATGTGGCGCTGTTTGCCCGCGAAAAGACGGCCAAACCCGAGTACAAGTGTGGAGGTTCGATTATCAGCGAAAACTTCATTCTGTCTG CTGCCCACTGTATACAGGAACCGAACCCGGAACGATACTTCATTAAAGCGGGATTGTACCATCTGTACAACGACACTGACCCTAACGTAGTGCTTTACAACCTGTTCGAGATCATCTTACACCCTAAGTACAACAGTCGTAAGTTCTACAACGACATCGCACTGATGCGTCCTGACCGCGCGATCTCCTTCACTTCGTTCGTCATCTTCCCAATCTGCCTGTGGTCATCGTACAACGCATCGCTGATCGATGTCAGCACCCAGACGGGTATTGCCGTTGGGTTTGGATTCGACGAGTTTCACCGTATCAGTGAAACGCTTCAGCAAGCCGCAATGAAGGTGATCGAGAAAAAGAAGTGCATCGAGCAGCTGCCCGAACATGTGCGCTTTCTGCCACAGGATGCGGGCAAACTGTGTGCCATCGGGACAGAAACGGGCGCTAATGTGTGTTCCGGCGATAGTGGTGGAGGATTGTACTTTGCGAAGAATCAAGTATGGTATTTACGTGGTATTGTGAGTGCCGCCGCCAGGATGGATCTCGACAACGGGGAGTCAACGTGTAATGCGGCACTGCCCGCTACCTACACCGATGTTGCTCAGTACTCGAGCTGGATCAGCGCTCATCAGCGAATGGTTGATGACAGGAATCTTCTCAAGTTGGAAGATTGTGGCATGGCAAAGAACTCGGAAATAGAGGATGAGATGCAGAAACCCGTGTTCAATCAATACCCTTGGAATGTGCTGCTGGAATTCCGACAGCTGGAAAAGGCGCAGATTCATCTGGTGTGCAGCGGAGTGCTCATACACCCACGATATGTACTTACAGTAGGGCACTGCATAGATGGAATATTCAGGAACTACAATCT CAAATCTGTACGCCTTGGAGAGTACAACATTCGCACGCTGGAAGATTCCGAAGGCAGTACACCAAGCGTAACCACCACGTCTCAGTCAATTGACATCGAGCAAGTGCTCTTCCATCCCAACTACAATGTACCACTGTACTCCAACAATTTGGCACTGTTGAAGCTGAAACATAATGCCGACACAGCCAAACCAAACATCAAGCCAGTATGTCTTCCAAGCATTGACGACTACAAAGAGACTAGTCTGACGCTAAGTGGCTGGAAGCGTAACAAATACCTCTTCCCGAGGTTGGAACGTGACGCAATGAATCTATCGTCGGTAGAGAACTGTCGCGGAGCGTACGAAAAGCTCGGAATACGGCTAGGACCATCGGAAGACATGCTGTGCACGGTGTACAAAAGTCGTCCGAAGGGTCACTGTCACAATTACGCTACGGGATCTCCACTGCAGTACATCAAGCGGGTTGACAAGGTGCCACGTTACTTCCTGGCCGGGTTGATGGTGTTTAACTATCCGTACTGCCGTCCAGAGGGTAATGAGATTTTTGTGAACCTGGACAGTGGAAGCGATTGGATAAAGGAGACGGTGAAATAA